The sequence below is a genomic window from Saccopteryx leptura isolate mSacLep1 chromosome 3, mSacLep1_pri_phased_curated, whole genome shotgun sequence.
AGGCGCCATGGGGGCTCAGTGGCTCTCGAACCCAGTCGGCCTCCTTTTCCAACACTCACTCCAGTTCAATCCGTCGCTGGTTCTCAGTCGTTAGCCGGAACCTGCAGTTCTCAGATCTGCAGCTCTTCATGGAGGCTTTGACCTCGGGCAGCCCCTCGCACAAAGCTCAGAGCTCTCGTTTTCCTCTCGCAGGGCTGTAAAAAGCAGCCAGAGACAGCCCCCAGAAGGAGAGCCACAGGAAATCATACACTGGAGAAcgacaaccagtcctctaccccacctctCAAGGGTGgctgtggctccataccaatctgatccaaatcctgctgaCTACGCCAGATGTAAGGCCTGCGGCTGTGGCCATCGTtgtcatgcaggttcccattggattcaggcagatggtaaaggaactgtggagccagaaaatggtggaccattctgtttattagtctTGTAAaggcggatgagcaaacaggagtggctcccaagcccctcagttctctccccccccccccctcctctgcaCCCTCCAGCAAAACATGCTGGGGGAAAAACCCAGTAAAGaaatcagtaaagaaaattaGGAGgtagcagaaattaatgaaataaaactcaAGGACATGATGAAAGGAATAAGGGCTGGATTAACAGCAGATAAATCACAACCCAAGAGAGGGATTCAGTCCACAAAAAGAGCAGAACACAGAATCATCAGACTGGAGCaaggtcatttttaaaagaacagaaaatacagaaacaagCTCCTCTTGGGGATGAGCACAGGCGAAGGGCAGATGTGTGCTGGTGTCATCCCTGACACTGTTTCTTCCCCAACCCTATCTACGCCCTTTGCCAAATAACTTTGCAGGCTCTCCAACCAAACACTGAATTTATTCCCTGCTCTTGACTTTGGGCTCCATCATGTGACTTGCTGTGGGCAATGAGAGGTTAGCAGATATGACCCAGCGAAGCCATGACACGAGCTTCTGTGGCAACGGTCACCTTCATGTGCCTCTACCACCGTCTTGAGAAGGCAGTGCTCATTCATGCACTGgtagcaggaggaggaagaggcccaCGAATCGTGGAGCCATCCCACCTGACATAAAACCTATGGTGAGAAGCAGATCTGCCCAGCTGAACCCAGTTTCCCCACAGACACATGGATGCCAATGACCAACGCATTCCCTGGGAGGGCTTTGGGGCAGCGGGATGGGCAGCAGAAGCTAATAATGTTGCACATCTaccaaaagggagagaaagggatggtTTCAAGATCTCCAAAACCAAGTCACGATACCAACCCACCAAGGAAGAAAGTCTTGAGAATTAGAAGCAGGGTGAAAAAACGTGATACCCCAGCACATAGTTGTCAACCTGCAGAACaccagaaataaagagaaaaccttcaaggcagccagagaaaatgaGCACAGTACCCATGGGGCAACAAGAAGACTAATAACCGAGATTCAAAGAGAGAAAACGAAACCACGCGAGACAGAAGACAAAGGGGTGATGTCAAGCCCCTGGAAGGAAATAACTACTAACCTAGGACTTTATATGAGGCAGACACACCCTTCAAAAGTCAAAGGTGAAGACAgattcagagaaacagaatctcAGAGAAAACAACACCTTGGACCGCTCCAGGAAAAtagaaaaggcaggaaaaaagaCCTCAGACGTAACGAAGGAAAAGCAGTGAAAAGCAAGGGAACGGAAGAATGAAGGCGAGTCCGTGGACGTAGGGAGCAAGTGTGGAAACAGCAGAGATGAGGCCTTGGGTTCTGCTACACGGAATTCAGGAATCACAGAGCATGTGAAGACGACACACCTTTGCGGAatcccctggggtggggggagcaccgATGGTGCCAGAGAGCAGTTCTAGTGCAGAAGGTCTAAGTGTTgccccaaatatttattttttattcttatttattaattttagagagaagagagagagagagagagggagagaaggggcaggaagcatcaactcccatatgtgccttgaccaggcaggcccagggtttcgaactggcgacctcagtgttccaggccgactatctactgcgccaccacaggccaggctacccCAAATCTTTATGATGGACAATGAAACACACGTACTAGACCTCTCAGGAAAGGGTCTCTTCCCCTTTAACATATAAATGCTCGCAGGGCCATACTTGGTTCCCAGGTCCTGTGACCACAGCATGGAGTGGCGCTGGGGCTGTGCATTCATTGCCAACCCTGAATCAGACGACACAGTGTGGCGAGGCTGCTGCCACCCTGGGCTGTTGTTAGCAGGTGACAGCTTAGACTTTCTGGCCCTGAGAAACTCTGATGCCCAGGGTCATTACTGGCTGGGCCTGGGCTGAGGTCCCACCAGAACCCGCCGAGGGGCattgcagggctgggctgggagcgCAGGGACTTCTGGGATCCCAGGTgtcctgggggcggggcctcgggGGCGGGGCCTCGGGGCGGGGCCTCGAGGGCGCAGGCGCTTCAGGCATCTTTGTACAGCGTTCTGGAACGTTCAACTGCCCTCCGAGGACTGGCCGACGTGGAAGGTTCCAGAGGTCTGGGAGCTTGAGTGGCGTGGAGGAAGGTTCTAGAAGGTTGGAGCGTTTGGTGGGGAGGTTCCAGAAGTTCAGAGAGCTTCTGGGGGTGGGGTAGAAGATTTCAGAAGTTCTGGGCGCTTAGGGCACTGCAGAACATTCTGGAAGTTCCAGAGGCTTTGGGAGAGGGGAAGGTTCCAGAAGGTCAAGAAGCTTGAGGGGGAGGGAATTCCGGAAGGTCAGGGcgccgggggcggggaggggaagggtcCGGAAGGTCAGGGcgccgggggcggggaggggaagggtcCGGAAGGTCAGGGcgccgggggcggggaggggaaggTTCCGGAAGGTCAGGGcgccgggggcggggaggggaagggtcCGGAAGGTCAGGGcgccgggggcggggaggggaagggtcCGGAAGGTCAGGGcgccgggggcggggaggggaagggtcCGGAAGGTCAGGGcgccgggggcggggaggggaagggtcCGGAAGGTCAGGGcgccgggggcggggaggggaagggtcCGGAAGGTCAGGGcgccgggggcggggaggggaagggtcCGGAAGGTCAGGGcgccgggggcggggaggggaagggtcCGGAAGGTCAGGGcgccgggggcggggaggggaagggtcCGGAAGGTCAGGGcgccgggggcggggaggggaagggtcCGGAAGGTCAGGGcgccgggggcggggaggggaagggtcCGGAAGGTCAGGGcgccgggggcggggaggggaagggtcCGGAAGGTCAGGgcgctgggggcggggaggggaagggtcCGGAAGGTCAGGGcgccgggggcggggaggggaaggTTCCGGAAGGTCAGGGcgccgggggcggggaggggaagggtcCGGAAGGTCAGGGcgccgggggcggggaggggaaggTTCCGGAAGGTCAGGGcgccgggggcggggaggggaagggtcCCGAAGGTCAGGTGCTTGGAGTAACTGCCGCAGACGGTTCCGGGAGGCCGGGGCCAACGGCAGGGCGGGTGGCCCTGCAGGCTCGGCGGGCAGCCTTGGGTCTTGCTGTGCGGGACTTGGGGGGCAGGCCTGGGGCGTGTCCGGGCGGAGTCAGCCCAGGCCCCTCTGGCACCGCAGCCTGCAAATCCGCCGCTTCCCCGGGGGTCCTGCGGTTCCCACACCCCCCTGGCGTCTCCTCTCCAGGGGTCCTGGGTCCCGGGACCCCACAAGCGCGTAGCATCAGAGGGGCAGGGCTGGTGGATACCGGGAGGCCAGCGCCCTGAGCAAGGAGCGTGCACTTGCTGACCTACACCCTGGGTCTCCTCACCAACAGGGTCAGACGCCGCAAAATGATGCTCCTTTGTGCCTTGCTCCTAGCCGTGGGGCAAGCCATGGGGTTCGCAGTGGTGGAAACCAACTTGACGGAGCGGGCGTGTAAGTACCTCTCGGTCTGGAGGAGATGAGAATTCACCAGGTGATCTGGCGTCATTGGAAGGACTGGAGCGGAATTTCTAACGTCTCAGCCAGCTTAGAGCTCTGTTGTCAGTTAAAGGGGCTTGGGCACAGTGGGGGTGTGAGCGTGTCCCTGAGAAAGGAGGTCAGGAGGGAGGAGGCCGTTCTCCAAGGCGGCAGACCCAGAGGCCCGTGGGGAGCCTCTAGCTATAGTCAGGCAGGAGAGGCCGAGTCCAGGGAGGTTTCGGAGGGTGCTGGTCTTGTAGGACTGAGCCTGTCTTGGTCAGGAGGGCCACATCCACAGAGCAGCGGGCTCCCAGGCCTCCCCCACCCCGGCCGGGGGTGTTACATAGAGCCTGTCTCTGGGACCACAACTCCTACTGTGGTTGGCTTCTGCCCGCAGCACTAGTCCTGCCCAAACTCATAGCCCACGGAGGGCCGAGGCGTGCAGGCCTCAGGCAGTCCTCAGAAGGTGAGGGAAGGGCACAGTGGGCTGGGACCAGCGTGACAGTGCCTATGTGGACAGGAGCTCACTACTTTCTTTTCTCCCAGGGACCTATAATTTGAAGTGCCATGAGTGTGCTGTCGTGAACAGTTTCTCTTGTTCAACTATAAGGACCTGTCTGTATGAAATTAGACGCTGTATGGTAGTGTCCATTCGTAAgtacctgtgtgtctgtctgaaaCCTTGTGCATCAGTCACCTGCCTGAGCACTTACAGGGGACTGTTGTCTGCACACAGCTCATGTTTGTCCTGCACACAACCTGCTTTGTGCTCGTCCTGAGAGCATGTTGTCAGGCTCAGCCCAGGAAAGAGCAGTGGGCTTCCTTGCAGAGCCATGTGCTTGCGAGGTGTACTGTGGACACGGCTCAGCAGGGTCTCCAGGGGCTGGGAGCGTGGCTGAGCCTCAAGGCCTCCTCACCTTGATAGTCCTCACCTCCTCACCAGGTGGTGCCTCATGGCCCGTTGATTCTGGTCTCTGGGAGGGCTTCCAGCCCAAGAAGTGCACACACCCTGGACTTTTGGGGCAATGTCTGCCACACAAGTGGCAGGGCCAAGTGTGGGGTCAGCGCAGAACCTAATTTTACAAGATGCTTTTGCTTTTACTGGAGGCACTCGTACTCTGAGAAAGGAGTCCTTTCCCCCAGGGCCCTAACCTAAAGCACATGCAGTCAGAGGCTGCTAAGTATCTCATTAAGCTGCCAGGGAGCCTGGTCTAGCTCACAGCCTCTCTGCGAGCCCATTCTCCCCATTGTCTAGGAGTTCTTTGTTCCTCCACATGCCAGTCTGTGTTCAAAGCCCCTGTAGAACAATCGTCTGATTGCCACCTTGACCTTATACTAACCGCGCCACCCTGTTGGCCATCTGCCTATTTGGGACGCAGGCAGGAGTGGAGGGCATGTGCTTTGTTCCCGCGGTACACCTTTTTTTGTGCAAGTTTCAGCCTAGCAACATCCTGTGTGGCTGGACCATCCCCGTGGTTCTCATGACAGCAAGACACGCTTCAGCGTAACCACGAGAAGACTCGAACAGGGGGGCTTATTACTTACAAGTCCCAAGTCCTGCAACTTCTAGGGCAGGTCTGGGGGCACACAGTGAAGTTGAGGTCATGGTTAGAGACTTTGCAAGATACAGGCCTGGGGTTCTGCTTTTATTGGGGTTGAGGGTGGGCACCTAAGTTTTCTAGGACTCATtgtttattggtgaatttaaaatataacaccAGAAtttaaaggaaagggagagaaaaagcaagagaCCCAATCGGTCAGTATTTGATACCAAGCAAGATCTCTAAAACAAAGGAGCCTGGCATAGGGCCTTTTAACCTGGTCTCTGGCTGGCATTGTGTTTGTTAGTGATCATCCCCTTTGAAGTGGTTGCTTCTTTGAAGTGGATCCTTGAAGAAGATCAGCTGTCAAGGCCACTGTGTGGTGCCTGTGGGAGCCATGGATGAGTCGTTTGTTGCCATGCTGGGATTAGTGCTTCTGAAGAGAGCCGGGAACTGTGTTCCCCAGAGTCTGATCCTTGCAGGGCTCTAGATTCTACGCAGCTAAGAGAGAACGTGTGTGAGCTTTGCAAGGCAGAGGTGAAGCAGAAACCATTCATCTTGAGGTTTACACTGATTTGACACAGTCGTGGTAGTCTTACACAGTGTCGGACACCAGGGGACCCAAGCTGTTCTCCCTCTTATCCTGCTTCACTCCATCCCATCATCTCTGTGCAGAGCGTTTCCTCTGAAAGCGGATTTTAAAACACCTGCAGATCTTTGGGTACTTCCCTGAGTAGGTGACACGCAGGAGCATCTCTGCAGGATCCCCTCTGTGTGGCCAGAATGAAGGACAGAGGGGCACGACTCGGATGTTTTCCTGCAGAGTTGGACTGTTCTACCCTGCCTTCGCTTCCAGTGGACATGAAGAGATATTGAACTGAAGTGGAATCACACATGACAAATATCGTtattcatcaggaaaatgcaaattaaaaccagttaGATATCACTAATGAAAGTGGCCAAGTAAAAAACAGTAACTACACCAGTGCTGGCCAGGATGCAAAGAAACCAGATTGCTCATTCACTGCCAGTGACAAGGGATGTGGTGCAGCctttgaggggaacacggggacggtttctttttctttcttttttttttttttataaatttttattttaatggggtgacatcaataaatcagggtacatatattcaaagaaaacatttccaggttatcttgtcatttagttctgttgcatacccatcacccaaagagagatcgtcctccgtcaccctctatccagttttctttgtacccctccccctccccctctccctcctcccctcccccaccccccgtaaccaccccactcctgtccatgtctcttagtctcgtttttatgtcccaccaatgtatggaatcctgcagttcttgtttttttctgattcacttatttcactctgcataatgttatcaagattccaccattctgctgtaagtgatccgatgtcatcatttcttctagctgaatagtataccatggtgtatatgtgccccatcttctttatccagtcttctatttttttttatacagtgatTCGGGACGgtttctttaaaaacttaaacatGCAGCTACTACAGTTCCCGAAGTTGCACCTCTGGAGgtttttttctgagaaattgATACAAGTCCATATAAAAACATGTACAGATTTTTGGTAATACCCCAAACCTGGAGCATCCCAaatgaaatgatcccatggtcactggcttgagtccacaggttgctagcttgagcaaagggacactggctcagctggaacccttgatcaagacacatatgagaagcaatcaatgaataactaaagtgatgtgACTATGAGTCAGtctttctcaactctctcccttctgtctgtttcaaaaagaaaaaaacatttttcaaagaaagtgTAGAAGAATATCTTTGTCCTTTAgagaataagaatttttaaaagctaacaaAATAGTGCTGGACACATAAAGATTAGGATAGATGGGATTACATAAAAATTCATGACTTCTATCCTGAGAAGACATTGACCGACAGCTGCCAGCCACAGATGAGGAAGAACCTCTTCTAAACACATCCCTGCTAAAGGGCTTCCCTTCAGAAGACAGAGTGAACTTCTTCCTATAGATCAATAATGAAGAAGCAGGCCAGCCAATAGAAATTTGAGCAAAGGGGTCGAAGGCAATTTATATTGATATCCAAATGGCTAATAAATATAGGAAAACCTATTCAACATCGTTCTTCTTGGTggaaatgcaacttaaaaccgTAGTACAGTGACCCCAGAAGGATGGCCAGTGTTCAGAATGACCACAGCACAGGTAAGGTTGCACAGGACCCTTTGGAggacagtcagccagcctgagagtGCCCGGCGGTGTGTGCTGAGGCCGTGTGTGCATCTTCAGCTCTCCATGACCTTCCCTGGGAGGCTCCTCAGAGAAACTCACGCAGGCTTTCCCAGGACGGGACGAGGGTATCCGCTACAGAAATGAGGAACAACCTGCATgtccaccaacagtgaactgcTGCACAGAGGTCCCTCATCTGTCGCgggagttaggttccagaacccacgTGACAGACGAAAACctgcgaagtagcaaccttatatttaacaacttatttatatatatcttaaggctttataaaccctccccacactcttataaacctttcccacactattattaacctttcccacactcttataaacattcCCTGTGCTTTtttcctccaccctcccctctgaagttagaagtggggaggcagtcagacagactcacacatgtgcccatctgggatccacccggcacgcccaccagggggtgatgctctgcccctctgggcagctgctccgttgtggccagagccattctagtgcctgaggcagaggccatggagctgtcctcggcgcctgggccaacattgctccaatggagccttggctgcgggcggggaagagagagacagagaggaaggaaaggaggaagtgtggagaagcagattgatgCTGcttctatgtgtcctggccggaatcaaacccaggacttccatatgccgggccaacgctctaccactgagccaaccggtcagggcccttcctatgctcttaaacactttctacactcttagaCCAACATAATTTAACAACATAGAAAGTTCTATATGggtacttttttttatattattttcagtttttatgttttcaattttttaggcttgaaaatgcttattttactgcaaaaataattaaaataataaatatataaaaatgcctatataccacaaaatcccgcaATGCAGTGAGATCGCGAAAAGGGAACCACGAAATGGCGAGGGACAATTATTCATCAACAGAAAAGCACACCGCTCTGAGGGAACAGCGCACAATGCCATGCAACAGCCGGACGGATTTCGCCCCGTGAGGTGGAGAAGAGAAGCCTGACTTAGACACAGTGTAGGGTTTCTTTTTcataaagttcaaaaacaggcaaaactactGTATCGGCTGGAAAGGCAGACACCTGTCTCTGGCCTCGGCTGCCCATCATGCCTGAAGGAAGAAACCGAACAAGGAACCGAGGCTCGTCTGGGCCTGTGCTGAACGGGACACTGGTACATGGTTGGGTGTGCTTTGTGCAAATCCACCAAGCTGTCGACTTCAGAAACTCGACGtgcaaacaaaaggaaaataaggaaCTGGTGGTTCGTCAGAAGTTCCTTCTGGTGTTGAGGAGGCAACCCCAGAGCCAGGAGTGGGGACCTGTGCTGAGTTCCAGGAGACAGTTTTTGTGAACACCGTGCAGCTTCAAGGGGAACGTAACTCATGAATTAACCCTTGAAGGAGGCCTGAGAGGAACCCTTGGTCAGGTAGCATTGGTTGGCCACGGTCACGGAGCTGTCTCACCACGGAAGGTCATTACAGTAGTTGTAGCACCCTTTTTGGGATGCCTCAAGGCTGCACTGGGGAGCAGGTTGACATGAAGGGCCAGTGGCTGGGGACTCCAGGCAGAGGGGCCCAGGCCAGAGCTCACCCTGGAAGGGCCACGCCAACTGCAGAAAGTCAGCTGAAGACACACTGAGATGGGCATTCCTCGGGGGTTTGTGTGACCTTTGGGACAGAAACAACGCCTGATTACTGGTTTCCATCTCTTCTCTAGAATCCTGGGATTGTTGACAAATAGTAAACAGGAAATTTCATTAGTGTAGCTATGTGACAAGGTCCCATACACActgggggagggcagagcagagatGAGGTGGCCGTGCAGAGAACATCTCCAGGACACGTTGCCCATGGAGTAACCCGACCCTCTGGTGGACTTGGATATTCTTCCTCAGTCAAGGATTCTAGCAGCATAGGGTCAAGGGAttagcaaaaaacaaacagaaaaaacaagaacaacaaacagAAGCATgcatacataacacacagaagACAACAGAGgagcaatagccagaggggaagtgggaggcaCGATGCAGTGTGTAGAAGGTGTCATATTGAGctgaacacttgaaaccatgtcaacataatacattttaaaagaaaaagaaaactctagcAACGCAGCAACATTTTGGGTTGTAGTTACCTTGACATGTATGTGCTCTGGTGTTTGGAAGCAGAAATCGTGAAATTGGTGATTCTCATCTCTACTCTGTTTTAGGTCTGAACTCTCGTGAACTGCTGGTTTACAAGAATTGTACAAACAACTGCACGTTTGTCTATGAGGCCCTAATGCCTCCACCAGCCCCCAAAACCCTGAGGACGAACAGTTTCTACTGGGTTCTTTGCTGTGGTGGCATGAACTGCAACGAGGGAGGACCCACCAATCTAGAGAAGGACATCCCAGGCGACCAGACATTCGAGGAGAACTTAGAAGCACGGGCTGTGCGCCTGCCGGGCTCGGCCTTCTTCCT
It includes:
- the GML gene encoding glycosyl-phosphatidylinositol-anchored molecule-like protein; this encodes MMLLCALLLAVGQAMGFAVVETNLTERAWTYNLKCHECAVVNSFSCSTIRTCLYEIRRCMVVSIRLNSRELLVYKNCTNNCTFVYEALMPPPAPKTLRTNSFYWVLCCGGMNCNEGGPTNLEKDIPGDQTFEENLEARAVRLPGSAFFLGSASVLVSRTLT